Below is a genomic region from Pyxidicoccus trucidator.
CTGGGCGCCGGAGGCTTCGGCCGGGTCTTCAAGGTGGAGCGGGGCGGGCGGTTCTACTCGCTGAAGATGGCGCTCCGTCCGGCCGGGCCGCATGCCGCGGAGGAGGAGGACGTCGACGGGCGGCTGGCGCACGAGGTGGCCGCGCTGCTGGCCTGCGCACCGCACCCGAACCTCCCCCGGTTGCACGCGGTGGACCGCTGGCCCGAGCCGCCCGACGGCTACCTGTACTTCGTCACCGACTACATCGACGGAGAGACGTTCCACGAGTGGCGCTGGCGGGTGAAGCCCACGGCGGCGCACCTGCTCTCCGTGTTCACGGAGGTGGTGCGCGTGGTGGCGGACCTGCACCGGCGTGGAATGCACCACCGCGACTTGAAGGGCGACAACCTGCTCATCCGCCGTGAGGACGAGCGGCCATTCCTCATCGACCTGGGCACGGTGCGGATGCCGGGGGCGACGACGCTGACGGTGGGCGTGGCGCCGGCCTCGCCCCACCTGCTGCCGCCCGAGTGCGTGGCCTTCCTTCGTGAGGGCGCCTGGCAGAACGGCGCGCACTTCGACGCGGGTGTGCCGGGGGACCTCTACGCGCTGGGCGCGCTGTTGTACGAGGCGCTCACGGACGGCTACGCGTTCGACCCGAAGCTCCCGTACGACAGGCTGTTGCCGGCGATTGAATTGGTGGCGCCGCGAGCGCCCCACGTGGTGAACCCGAAGGTGCCGCGCGCCCTGGGCGAGGTCGCCATGCGGCTCCTGGCGAAGCGTCCCGAGGACCGCTATCCGGGAACGGAGGCCCTGCTCCAGGCGCTCTGGGACGTGGCCAAGGAGAAGCGCCAGCCCGCGTGGCGGGTGTCGCTGGACCGGCCTCCCGAGGTGGACTCGCAGGGCCCGGGGGCGGAGACGCCGCGCGTGCGGATGGTGCCGGAGCTCGGCCGCGCGCCACTGGAGTCCCTGAAGCCCCCGGAGCCCACCGCCTCCACGGACCCCGCGCCCACCACCCAGCACGAGCCCCAGACACAGCCGCCCATCGTGAGCGGCCTGGAGACCTCGCCGCCGCCCCTCGACGCCGGGGAGGTGGTTCCCCCGCGGGCCTCGCCGCCCTCGAAGCGGGTGGGGCGCCGTGCAGCCGTGGCGCTCGGTGCGGGCGTGCTGTTGGTCCTTGGCTTCGTGGCCTTCGGGCTGCCCCGTCTCTCTCAACCACCGGGGGGCGTGGCGGCGCCAGTTCCTCCACCCCCCGAGAAAGGAAGTCCCACTGTGACGAGCCGTGCTCCGAGTTCCCCTGATGCATCCCCCCTGGCGGCGGTGCCGCCCTCCGCGGACGCGGGATCGTCCCAGGACGCGGGCCTGCTGGCCTCAGCGCCGGTATCGGAACCCTCGGCACGCGCAGCCGCCGCACCGCCTCCGCCGAGGACTCCCTCCGCGAGTCGTTCCATGAGCAAGGCCGCGGCCGCGGCTTGCGTCGGCCTGGCCTGTGCAGGTGCGCCCAAGATCTACGCCGAAGCTCCGCAGAAGGATTGCCCGCCGGAGGTCGTCAAGTGGATGAACGACCAGGGCTTCACCGTCGGCAAGGCGATGGGAACCGAGAGTTCGCTCACGCTCCATTTGGACAGGGGCGCCCCGGCACCGGTGCCGCCAGAGGGGCCCCTGGTGGTCCTCGCCTACAATGACTTCGAGGGTACCGGGAGAAACCCCACGCCCTTCCCGGCGGGAAGCCGACTGCTCGGACAGGCCTTCCGCGGGAAGGACCGTCTCTATGGGTGGCTGACGGAGCTGGAGACGCCTGACGGCAAGCGCTACCCCATATGTGGCAACCTGGTGAACCCCTGGGCCAGGTTGAATGAGGAGATGGGGATTCCTTATCTCCCCTCCAGTACGCCGGAAAAGCCAATGATGGACCCATACTCGGCCGTGATAACTGCAAGGCGTTTCGGAGTCTGGAAGTAACGGGAGCAGCGCACCCGATGGGGTATGGATGTTTCCCCTCCTGGAGGTCTCCTGGCCTTGTCCGTCTCGTCGCCTGCCATCGTGATGACCTGCATGCTGTTGCTGGCGCCTGCTGCTGACGCCGCTGCGCCCGACATGCAGCAGGTTGCCGTCGGCGTGCGCCGTGTCGAGCTGCGGGACGCGAGGGAGTCACTGCCCGAAGTCCATATCGGCCCGGGACTCTCCACCACGGTGCTCTTCGACTCACCGATTCGCCCCGATGAGCTGGTGCTGGAAGGCCGTGAGCGCTTCCAGCGACTGGGGCTGTCTGACGACCACCTGGTGCTCATTCCCTCCGCCACCTTCCGGCAGGGTGAGCGGTTGCGGTTGGAGGTCCGGTTCTCGGATGGCGCAGCTCCGGAGCGGGCCGCGCTCTCGCTGGTGGTCGATGCCGCCCGGGTCGACCGCCAGGTCGAGCTCTATCGCCGTCCCCGTACCGCGGAGTCCTATCGCCAGGAAGTCGAGGCGCTGAAGGCCGCGATGGCGCGGCTTCAGCAGGAGGTGGAGCGGCTTCCGGTACCCGGCGCCACGGCTGTCGGTGGTGCCTCCTGGGCGACGACGGTCGCGCAGGTGGAGGAAGTCGAAGCGAGGCAACTGCCCTACCTGAGCGTGGCCGTCTCTGCCCCCGTCTCCGTCAGGGCGGTCTGGAGCCTTCGACTGCGTCAGCACTGGCAGGCCCTGCGAGTGAAGTTGCATGCAAATCCGGGAGCCTGGATGCCAACAGGCGCTTCCCTGCGGGACGAGCAGGGACGGTTTGTGAACGTATTGGCCCCCTGGGCGCAGGTCGTCGTGGCGCACAGGGTGCCTCAACACAACGAGCCTCAAATCGTTGTAGTTGCGTTGGAGGATGTGGCCGCGTTCCGACCGGGCGGCTACACCCTCAAGCTGTGGGACGAGGGCACCGGGCAATCGGTGACGTTCGAAGGCCTCCAGGTCCCGTGAGCATGAGGCCCTGACCTGGCGGGGCAGGGATGCCAAGAGAGCGGAGCTCAGTCCAGGAAGCGGCGCTCCCAGCGGAGCTTGTCCTCGGGTGGAAAGTCCTGGTTATAGACAGAGCTTGTGTCGTGGTAGAGCCAGGGCTCCAGCACACGCGCGAGCTCGCGGTACGCGGGCAGGCCTTCTCCCGCTTCCACGTTTCCCGCTTGGGGCCACTCGCCGAGCGTGACGACGGCGCGGTCTCCCTCCAACTGCTGCACTGTGGTGCCGGGTGATGACAGTCGGGAGCGTAGCCCCGCCACGCCGCCCAGCTCCCCCAGCACCGGCTGCCCCAGGAACGTCAGCCAGTACGCCCCGGGAACCCGGGTGCCGATGCTCCGATAAACGGAGTCATTGAGAACGTCCATACCCGGATAGCGGAAACAGACGCGTCGAACGTGCCTGGTGACGCCCAGGAGTTGGTGAAGCGCATTGATGGAGAGGCTTGTGTAGCCTGAATGAAATGGCAGGGTCGCGCCCAGCTTCATTGCCAGGTCGCGCACATGCCCCGGCCCATGCTGCTCGAGGAATTCCGTCGACAGCCAGAACCGTGCATCGCATGCCCGTCCAGGTTCATCGAATGGGCCTGTCTCGTCATGCGATACGCCCGTGTACTCGAACTGGAAGTCGGCTGCTCCATCGGGTCTGTTGGCCAGTGTGATGTACGGAGACCTTGATTCGAGCAACTCCTTCCTGGTGTGCTCCCAACACCGGTCATCCAGTCGCCGCCAGTCACCCTCCATGTCTGGGTACCATGCAAGGGTTTGTGGCCCCACGGCCTGAATGAACGCGTCCAGAGCAGCAACCAGGGTGGGTGCGAACTCTTGGTGGGAGTGATGCATGAAGAACCGGATGGTGAGTCCATCCCGGACGAGGACGCTGCCAGCTTCTGAATGGATCCGGATTCTTGGGTATCGCTCAATCATCGGGACGGTCTTCCAGGGGAGATGAGGCGTGCATCCGCGTCGAGGATTTTTTTGTAGGCATCCCCCTGATCCCTGAAAGGGCTTCCAGACGGGTAGGGGCGCCACCTGGCTAGATTGACTTCAGGGCAGGGAAACTTGAAGTCATAGACACTCTGGACCTGCAGTGGGTCACCCGTGTGGATGACGACGTCAGGCACCACCGAGCCCGCCAGTTCCTTGCCTCCGTTGCGGAGCATCCGCAGCTCCGTCTCATGGAGGCTCCGCTCCAGTTGCCGTGTCTCCGGGTGGAGGCGGTAGCGCTGTTCCAGGCTGAAGCGTCCATGGTGGGCCCGGCCCAGCTTCTCCCGTGTACACGCGAGGGCCAGCGTGTGTTTCGCGCCGCCCAGCTGCATGCCTCGCGTCACGGGATTCTCCCGCGTGCCTCCCACCTTCTGCTCGCACTCGGCCGCCGTCGGCTGCCGTCCTCCGAACTCCTGCTGATTCACCTCCGCATCGGCCCACCGTGCGCACTCGACCAGGATGTCCTCGAGGCCCTTCTGGACCAACGCATCGAGCGCCTGCCACGCTTTGCCCGCGGCCCCGGCCTGCGCGGCCCGGACCGCCAGTGGGGCGACCTCCCTGCCGGTCGCCGTGGCGCAGTAGGCCGGGTTGCGCTTGCACGCGGCCGTCGCCGAGTCCGTCGCCCATCCATAGCTCCCCGTGCCGCGCCGGGCCGGGCTTCCCGCTCCACACCCCACGGTGGGCAGCAGCACCGCCACGACAGCCAGGCCCATCCCGCATCGCTTCATCAGCCCCTCCCGTCCCGGAGCACGCCAGCCCACCCGTGAACGAGCCACGCCGCCCACCCGCCGTTACACTCCCCGGGCACGCCCAGCCCGGGCGAGAGGAGGCAGGCACCCCATGGCCCGGATGAGCCAGGACGACGTAGGCCGCTGCGACTTCATCGACGTGCTCGAAGAGGCCGTCCTCTGGCGCCGCCCCGTGTCCATCCAGCTCCGCGCCGGAGACACGTTCACCGACCAGGTCATCGACGTCGTCACCGAGCAGGGGGACGACTTCGCCATCTTCCGCTCGCACGCCCGGGTGCCCGTCGGAGACATCCTCTCCGTCACCCGCGAGCCTCCCGCGCCACCGACGACTTGAGCCCCGCGCCCCGCCGTGTAGGGTGCCACCCAGGACGATGACCTCCCTGCCCTCGCCGGACTCCCTTCGCTGCATCAACGCCGACTCGCGCGAGCCGGGCGGCTACCGTGCCGCCCTCGGCGACACGCGCGCCTCGCTGCTCCACACGGACCCGCCGTACTGCCTCCTCACGCGGCGCCGGAAGGGCGGGGACCTGCGGGACACGCGGGCCCACAAGAAAATCGACCAGAACCCCATCGTCCGCTTCGAGACGGTGCGCGACTACCGCGCCTTCTCCGAGGCCTGGCTCTCCCGCGCCGTCGAGCACCTCACCCCGGACGCGCCCCTCGTCATCTGGACGAACCTGCTGGGCAAGGAGCCCATCCTCACCGCGGCCCGGGGGCTGGGCTACCCGCACCTGCGCGGCGAGTACGTCTGGGGCAAGCGCACCACGGACAAGAACGCCAACGAGCAGACGCTCCGTGTGTACGAGGTCGCCCTCGTCATCGCCCGCACGCCCGCGCCGCCGCTCGCGCCCGGAGACCTGCCCACCGTCTGGGCCGTCGTCGGCGGCTACGACGACGAAGCCGAGGCCGCGCGCTGGGGGGGCCACCCGCACCACAAGCCCTTCTCCGTCCTCGAGCCCCTCGTGCGCACGTACAGCCGCCCCGGGGACACGGTGTTGGACCCGTTCGCCGGCAGCGGCTCCATGCCCTCCGCGGCGCTGCGGCTCGGCCGCCGGCCCGCCTGCCTCGAAATCGAGCCCGAGTGGGCCGAGCGCGTCACCCGCCGCCTCCGCGAGACGGCGGCCCAGGAGGCTCAGCGCGCCAGCGCGCGGTAGAGCCGTGTCTCGGCCCACGCCGGAATGTCCGTGGGCCGGTGCCCCCACCAGTTCATCACCAGCGTGCGCCGCTGTCGCGAGCGTCCCGGCAGCTTCCCGTCCGGAATGCGGTTCTCCGCATCCAGCACGCCATGCGTCAGCGTCCCCTCGAAGCGCACCAGCCGGTTGGCGCGCGGGGCCACCAGGTCCGCCGTGTCCATGCGGGAGGGGGCCAGCGACGGGTTCTCCGCGTCGGGCAACTCGCGCGTCACCACCAGCGCGCCGCCGCGCACGCGGTTGAGGAACAGCACGGAGGAGATGCGCGGGTGCACCAACTCGCCCGTGCGCAGCGCGAGCTTCTCGTCCCGGTCCTGGTGGAAGTCCACGCGGACGTCCGTGGGGTACATGCGTGAGAGCCACCACTCCACCCCGGCGATGCGCCGCCGTCCGGCCACGTCGGGGCGCAGCGTGAGGATGACCTCCTCCACCACGTTGGAGGGGGGGCCGAAGTCGTACCAGAAGGTGGTCTGGTACGTCTGGCGCAGCCGCTCCGTGCCCAGGGCGCCCACGCGCCGCAGCAGCCGGCGGAAGAGGGGAGCGGGCACGGCGCCTTCGGTGAGCTGGACGAGGGTTTCCAATCGGGCACCGAGCATTGTCCTACCGAGAGGGTGGGCGCCACCTTCCTTTACCGCTAGGCTGCGCGGCCCATTCCCCTCCGGCCAGGAGGGCGCGGAGACACCCGGATGAAGCCGCACCAGAAGATGCTCATCGGCATTTCCGCCGGCGCGGTGGCGGGTCTCACCGCCAACGCGGTCGCCACCGCCATGGCCCGGAGCGCGTCCGGAATCTCGGAGGGGCCGCTCCCCGCCGCCGTCATCGCCCAGCATGCGCCCTGGCTGTCGTGGGCCGCGGACAGCGTGGCAGCGCCCGTGGGCCAGATTTTCATCCGCCTGCTCCTCATGCTGGTGGTGCCGATGCTCTTCTCCGCGCTCGTCATGGGCGTGGCGGAGCTGGACTTGAAGCAGGTGGGCCGACTGGGCCTGCGCACGCTGGGCTACACCGTCGTCTTCTCCGCCATCTCCGTCCTCATCGGCCTGCTGCTCGTCAACGCCATTCAGCCCGGCGCCGGCCTCAGCGACGAGGCGCGAGCCATGGCCCGAGGCGCCCCCCAGGTGAAGGCGGCCCCGGCGCCGGGGGAGACGTCGTTCGGCTCCGTGTTCGTCTCCATGGTGCCCACCAACCCGCTCAAGGCCGCCGCCGACGGGGACTTCATCGGCCTCATCGTCTTCTCGCTCATCTTCGGCATGGGCCTGGCGCTCACCCAGGGCGAGGCCGCCCTGCGGCTCAAGGAGACCATCCAGGGCCTCTACGACGTGATGATGAAGCTCATCGACGGCGTGCTGCGGCTGGCGCCCTTCGGCGTGGCCGCGCTGCTGTTCTCGATGACGGCCCGGCTGGGCCTGGGCATCCTCGCGCAGCTCGCCGCCTACGTGGCCACGGTGCTGCTGGCGCTGGGCCTCCACATGTTCGTCGTCTACTCGCTGTCGGTGCGCTTCCTGGGCGGGCGCAATCCCATCCAGTTCTTCCGCGACATCCGGCTCGTCATGGCGACGGCCTTCTCCACGGCCTCCTCCAGCGCCACGCTGCCCACGGCGCTCAAGGTGGCCGAGGAGAACCTGAAGCTGCCGCGCAACGTGTCGCGCTTCGTGCTCACGGCCGGCTCGGCGATGAACCAGAACGGCACGGCGCTCTTCGAGGGCGTCACCGTGCTCTTCCTCGCCCAGGTCTACGGCGTGCCGCTCAGCCTGCCGGACCAGGGGCTCATCATGTTCATCTGCATCCTGGCGGGCATTGGCACCGCGGGGGTGCCGGCGGGCTCCATCCCCGTCATCGCGATGATTCTGGGCATGTTCAAGATTCCGGTGGAGGGCCTGGGCCTCATCCTCGGCGTGGACCGCTTCCTGGACATGTGCCGCACCACGCTCAACGTCACCGGAGACCTGGCCGCGGCGGTGTACGTGGCGCGCGGCGAGCCGGTCGACCGTCCGGCAGGGGAGGGGGCAGCGGACCCTTCCGCTTCCTGACGCCCGGCATTTCGCAGCCCATCCTTCACCACGAGAGAGCAGTCCACTCGCAGCACCCCCCAAGGAGCCCCCATGAGGGTCGCCAAGGATTCCGTCGTCTCGCTGGAGTACCGGCTGCACCTGGGCGATGAGCAGGTCATCGACCAGAGCGCGCCCGGGCAGCCGCTCGCCTACCTGCACGGCCACCGGCAGATTGTCCCCGGCCTGGAGGGCGCCATCGAGGGCATGTCCTCCGGCGAGAGCAAGCAGGTGGTGGTGTCCCCGGGCCAGGGCTATGGCGAGCATGACCCCGAGGGCGTGCGCACGGTGCCGCGCAACATGTTGCCCCCCGGCTTCAACCCGCAGCCCGGCCAGACGCTGATGGCGCAGACGGACCAGGGCGACATCCCCCTGCGCATCCAGGAGGTGCGCGAGGACGCCGTCGTCGTGGACCTCAACCACCCGCTCGCCGGCAAGACGCTGCACTTCGACGTCACGGTGCGCGAGGTGCGCGCCGCGACGACCGAGGAGCTCACCCACGGCCACGTCCATGGCGCGGGCGGGCACGACCACGGCTGACGCAGCGCGGCCACTCGCGGGGTGGGAGTCCCTGGACACCACCTCGCGGGTGGAATGAGCATTTCGCGGGGCAGGGGGCGTTGCACTATCTTTGCCGCCCCAATGAGTCCCTCCTCACCGTCTCCCTCCCCGAGCGAGCTGCGCATCCACCCGTCAGACCCGGCGTCCGGAGACCCGGGGGCGTCCGCGGCGAAGGACCCTGAGCGCTACTGGCTCGAGCACGTCTACCAGGGCGGCAGCCGCCAGCTCACCGTGCGCGCCGTCATCGC
It encodes:
- a CDS encoding serine/threonine protein kinase, which gives rise to MRSPPFHPDQLVPDSQVGPWRVVASLGAGGFGRVFKVERGGRFYSLKMALRPAGPHAAEEEDVDGRLAHEVAALLACAPHPNLPRLHAVDRWPEPPDGYLYFVTDYIDGETFHEWRWRVKPTAAHLLSVFTEVVRVVADLHRRGMHHRDLKGDNLLIRREDERPFLIDLGTVRMPGATTLTVGVAPASPHLLPPECVAFLREGAWQNGAHFDAGVPGDLYALGALLYEALTDGYAFDPKLPYDRLLPAIELVAPRAPHVVNPKVPRALGEVAMRLLAKRPEDRYPGTEALLQALWDVAKEKRQPAWRVSLDRPPEVDSQGPGAETPRVRMVPELGRAPLESLKPPEPTASTDPAPTTQHEPQTQPPIVSGLETSPPPLDAGEVVPPRASPPSKRVGRRAAVALGAGVLLVLGFVAFGLPRLSQPPGGVAAPVPPPPEKGSPTVTSRAPSSPDASPLAAVPPSADAGSSQDAGLLASAPVSEPSARAAAAPPPPRTPSASRSMSKAAAAACVGLACAGAPKIYAEAPQKDCPPEVVKWMNDQGFTVGKAMGTESSLTLHLDRGAPAPVPPEGPLVVLAYNDFEGTGRNPTPFPAGSRLLGQAFRGKDRLYGWLTELETPDGKRYPICGNLVNPWARLNEEMGIPYLPSSTPEKPMMDPYSAVITARRFGVWK
- a CDS encoding DUF2381 family protein, whose protein sequence is MSVSSPAIVMTCMLLLAPAADAAAPDMQQVAVGVRRVELRDARESLPEVHIGPGLSTTVLFDSPIRPDELVLEGRERFQRLGLSDDHLVLIPSATFRQGERLRLEVRFSDGAAPERAALSLVVDAARVDRQVELYRRPRTAESYRQEVEALKAAMARLQQEVERLPVPGATAVGGASWATTVAQVEEVEARQLPYLSVAVSAPVSVRAVWSLRLRQHWQALRVKLHANPGAWMPTGASLRDEQGRFVNVLAPWAQVVVAHRVPQHNEPQIVVVALEDVAAFRPGGYTLKLWDEGTGQSVTFEGLQVP
- a CDS encoding type VI immunity family protein; this translates as MIERYPRIRIHSEAGSVLVRDGLTIRFFMHHSHQEFAPTLVAALDAFIQAVGPQTLAWYPDMEGDWRRLDDRCWEHTRKELLESRSPYITLANRPDGAADFQFEYTGVSHDETGPFDEPGRACDARFWLSTEFLEQHGPGHVRDLAMKLGATLPFHSGYTSLSINALHQLLGVTRHVRRVCFRYPGMDVLNDSVYRSIGTRVPGAYWLTFLGQPVLGELGGVAGLRSRLSSPGTTVQQLEGDRAVVTLGEWPQAGNVEAGEGLPAYRELARVLEPWLYHDTSSVYNQDFPPEDKLRWERRFLD
- a CDS encoding DNA-methyltransferase gives rise to the protein MTSLPSPDSLRCINADSREPGGYRAALGDTRASLLHTDPPYCLLTRRRKGGDLRDTRAHKKIDQNPIVRFETVRDYRAFSEAWLSRAVEHLTPDAPLVIWTNLLGKEPILTAARGLGYPHLRGEYVWGKRTTDKNANEQTLRVYEVALVIARTPAPPLAPGDLPTVWAVVGGYDDEAEAARWGGHPHHKPFSVLEPLVRTYSRPGDTVLDPFAGSGSMPSAALRLGRRPACLEIEPEWAERVTRRLRETAAQEAQRASAR
- a CDS encoding dicarboxylate/amino acid:cation symporter, which gives rise to MKPHQKMLIGISAGAVAGLTANAVATAMARSASGISEGPLPAAVIAQHAPWLSWAADSVAAPVGQIFIRLLLMLVVPMLFSALVMGVAELDLKQVGRLGLRTLGYTVVFSAISVLIGLLLVNAIQPGAGLSDEARAMARGAPQVKAAPAPGETSFGSVFVSMVPTNPLKAAADGDFIGLIVFSLIFGMGLALTQGEAALRLKETIQGLYDVMMKLIDGVLRLAPFGVAALLFSMTARLGLGILAQLAAYVATVLLALGLHMFVVYSLSVRFLGGRNPIQFFRDIRLVMATAFSTASSSATLPTALKVAEENLKLPRNVSRFVLTAGSAMNQNGTALFEGVTVLFLAQVYGVPLSLPDQGLIMFICILAGIGTAGVPAGSIPVIAMILGMFKIPVEGLGLILGVDRFLDMCRTTLNVTGDLAAAVYVARGEPVDRPAGEGAADPSAS
- a CDS encoding FKBP-type peptidyl-prolyl cis-trans isomerase, whose amino-acid sequence is MRVAKDSVVSLEYRLHLGDEQVIDQSAPGQPLAYLHGHRQIVPGLEGAIEGMSSGESKQVVVSPGQGYGEHDPEGVRTVPRNMLPPGFNPQPGQTLMAQTDQGDIPLRIQEVREDAVVVDLNHPLAGKTLHFDVTVREVRAATTEELTHGHVHGAGGHDHG